From Pigmentibacter ruber, a single genomic window includes:
- a CDS encoding ATP-binding cassette domain-containing protein, protein MIRVENVHVNFGEFKALSNINCSIQEKDFILILGHNGAGKTTLLDTISGRIKPSTGKIFRNRSDITQLSETKRAQFISRVFQNTHMGSVATMTVAENLAMAMLKSKTAGFKSAIKNFPENIVEETLKPLGLRLEELLQTPIGKLSGGQRQIITIVMATLCEPDLLLLDEPTAALDPVSTENLLQFVNNFTKQRKIATMMITHDEQRAKFLANRTWVLQKGELSIDN, encoded by the coding sequence ATGATTCGTGTTGAAAATGTTCATGTAAATTTTGGTGAGTTTAAAGCCTTAAGTAACATCAATTGCTCTATTCAAGAAAAAGATTTTATTTTAATTTTAGGGCATAACGGAGCTGGCAAAACCACTCTTTTAGATACAATTTCTGGAAGGATAAAACCATCTACAGGTAAAATATTTCGCAACCGTTCGGATATTACTCAATTATCAGAAACTAAAAGAGCACAGTTTATCAGTCGTGTGTTTCAAAATACTCATATGGGTTCTGTAGCCACAATGACAGTTGCTGAAAATTTAGCGATGGCAATGCTAAAATCGAAAACAGCTGGTTTCAAAAGTGCTATTAAAAATTTTCCCGAAAATATTGTCGAAGAAACTTTAAAACCCCTAGGTTTGCGTTTAGAAGAACTTTTACAAACACCAATAGGGAAATTATCTGGCGGTCAAAGACAGATTATAACAATCGTTATGGCTACACTTTGCGAGCCTGACTTGTTGTTGCTTGATGAACCTACAGCTGCTCTTGATCCCGTTTCGACTGAAAATTTGCTTCAATTTGTAAATAACTTTACAAAGCAAAGAAAAATAGCAACTATGATGATCACTCATGATGAACAGCGTGCAAAGTTTTTAGCCAATCGTACATGGGTTTTACAAAAAGGTGAGCTTTCCATAGATAATTAA
- a CDS encoding pyridoxal-phosphate dependent enzyme — MSPEFLKLLNLVEAKTFENPAELMGEIRQAYQNIIRSFMLPSPLRRSQWLSQLTGGDIWLKLESLNPNGSFKVRGALNAIYNLKAKSKGKGKLKVCAASAGNHAQGIAFAAKNLDCEAHIFLPKTAPLVKRDATEKLGAIIYLEGMNLEEATEAALEFSKKEHAHFIHAYNNYDIILGQATCALEALEQYAEATSSSYGDIDYFVCSVGGGGLAAGASIVLKAGTKGNIVGVEQEFYNSAVKSFQNKIQTPIDKPAHATIADGIAVGLIGNLNYNYMTRFVQNFSVVSDDYIVQAILGLCEQERLLAEGAGAAAIADLLKRPDFYAGKKVIACISGGNIDPQLLTRVITRGLNITDRVLRVSVCVSDRPGGLKKLLECVAALEGNVLDLIHDRTYSEVSVGDVDVELSLETRNSEHQYLLLEKLEEAGFKPRRRH; from the coding sequence ATGTCTCCTGAATTTTTAAAGCTGTTAAATTTGGTTGAAGCAAAAACTTTTGAAAATCCTGCTGAGCTCATGGGAGAAATAAGACAAGCATACCAAAATATAATTCGTAGTTTTATGTTACCCAGTCCTTTGCGTCGTTCTCAATGGTTAAGCCAATTAACCGGTGGCGATATCTGGCTTAAATTAGAATCTTTAAATCCAAATGGGTCGTTTAAGGTTAGAGGTGCTTTAAATGCTATTTATAATTTAAAAGCAAAAAGTAAAGGCAAAGGTAAATTAAAAGTTTGTGCAGCATCAGCTGGGAATCATGCACAAGGAATTGCGTTTGCAGCAAAAAATCTAGATTGTGAAGCACATATTTTCTTGCCCAAAACAGCTCCCTTAGTTAAGCGAGATGCGACAGAAAAATTGGGAGCCATCATTTATTTAGAAGGTATGAATTTAGAGGAAGCAACAGAAGCTGCACTTGAGTTTTCAAAAAAAGAACATGCGCATTTTATTCATGCTTATAACAATTATGACATCATTCTAGGACAGGCTACTTGTGCTTTGGAAGCATTAGAACAATATGCTGAAGCAACTAGTTCGTCATACGGAGATATAGATTATTTTGTTTGTAGTGTGGGTGGTGGTGGATTAGCAGCAGGCGCTTCTATTGTATTGAAGGCTGGTACAAAAGGAAATATTGTAGGTGTTGAACAAGAATTTTACAATTCTGCTGTGAAAAGTTTTCAAAATAAAATACAAACTCCTATTGATAAACCAGCACATGCAACTATTGCAGATGGGATTGCTGTGGGTTTAATTGGAAATTTAAACTATAATTATATGACACGCTTTGTTCAAAATTTTTCTGTAGTTTCCGATGACTATATCGTACAAGCAATTTTAGGGTTATGCGAACAAGAACGACTCTTGGCTGAAGGAGCAGGAGCGGCAGCAATTGCAGATTTGCTTAAACGTCCTGATTTTTATGCTGGGAAAAAAGTAATTGCATGCATTAGCGGTGGAAATATTGATCCCCAGTTGCTCACCCGTGTTATTACAAGAGGCCTTAATATTACAGATAGGGTTTTGCGAGTGAGTGTTTGTGTTAGCGATAGGCCTGGGGGATTAAAAAAACTACTTGAATGTGTTGCAGCCTTAGAAGGAAATGTGCTTGATCTTATTCACGATCGCACTTACAGCGAAGTAAGTGTAGGTGATGTTGATGTGGAATTGTCATTGGAAACCCGAAATTCGGAGCATCAGTATTTATTATTAGAAAAGCTTGAAGAAGCTGGTTTTAAGCCAAGAAGGCGGCATTGA
- a CDS encoding NAD(P)/FAD-dependent oxidoreductase: MSGGLLECYDTIIVGGGPVGLFGAYYAGLRDMSVRLVDRRHELGGQLTAIYPEKWVYDITGIPAIRGKDLYKNLFAQSAPYNIPSSLNEEVVLIRKNRNNILCIETRNGTVMHTKTVMLCLGMGAHIPRRLDIKNLREFEGKGVYYGVQSLDTFKNKKVLVVGGGDSALDLALTIVNECKDLYVLHRSDRFNAHEETTKKLYSSDAEIRTFSELIEIHGDESHVKAVTIRNTKTGESEKLEIDEIIIAIGLLFNLDVIQQWGIQMEGNSIVVDHNRQTSISGIYAAGDIVTYPGKMKLIGPGTSEVMQAINHAKSYIQENFPYL, from the coding sequence GTGAGCGGTGGTTTACTAGAGTGTTATGACACCATTATAGTTGGTGGAGGTCCTGTAGGTTTGTTTGGTGCATATTATGCAGGATTACGCGATATGTCCGTCAGACTTGTGGATAGAAGGCATGAATTAGGAGGTCAGCTTACAGCAATTTATCCCGAAAAATGGGTTTATGATATAACAGGAATACCTGCTATTAGAGGAAAAGATTTATATAAAAATTTATTTGCACAAAGTGCTCCATATAATATTCCAAGCAGTCTGAATGAAGAAGTGGTGCTAATAAGAAAGAATAGAAATAATATTTTATGCATTGAAACTCGTAACGGAACAGTTATGCACACTAAAACTGTTATGTTATGCTTAGGAATGGGTGCGCATATTCCACGTCGTCTAGATATAAAAAATTTACGTGAATTTGAAGGTAAAGGAGTTTATTATGGAGTCCAATCTTTAGATACGTTCAAAAATAAAAAAGTTTTAGTAGTGGGTGGTGGAGATAGTGCCCTTGATCTGGCATTAACTATTGTAAATGAATGTAAAGATTTATATGTATTACATCGATCCGATCGATTTAATGCACATGAAGAGACAACAAAAAAACTATATTCTTCTGATGCTGAAATAAGAACTTTTAGTGAATTAATTGAAATTCATGGTGATGAAAGTCATGTGAAAGCAGTCACTATTCGAAATACTAAAACTGGTGAATCAGAAAAATTAGAAATTGATGAAATTATAATTGCTATTGGACTCTTATTCAATTTGGATGTAATCCAGCAATGGGGAATACAAATGGAAGGCAATTCAATTGTAGTTGATCACAATAGACAAACTTCTATTTCTGGAATTTATGCTGCAGGTGATATAGTTACTTATCCAGGAAAAATGAAATTAATTGGTCCAGGTACTTCAGAGGTTATGCAAGCAATTAATCATGCAAAATCCTATATTCAAGAAAATTTTCCATATCTATAA
- the trpB gene encoding tryptophan synthase subunit beta, which translates to MGDLALEMEKNITYLTPLLDNALKNLEKGFNQFISDPTEVKKLSCLLKDFAGRETALHEAKNLGKLYKGKIFLKREDLVHGGAHKLNNAIAQCSLAKFMGIKNVIAETGAGQHGVATAMACANLKLSLQVFQGEIDVQRQYLNALRMKLFGAHLIPVTDGSKKLKEAVNAAMRFWVANYQDHFYCLGSIVGPHPYPSIVRHFQKVIGNESRKQILEKTSFLPSAIFACIGGGSNAAGIFSAFVSDESVKLVGCEAAGAASLSHGAMGVLHGMETFILQTSNRQIAETHSISAGLDYPAVGPWLAGLKQENRLQTQAILDEECIQSLNELATEEGILCALESAHAVAGAKKYLANNPGETIIICLSGRGDKDLDTISNFKNKSELK; encoded by the coding sequence ATGGGTGATTTAGCATTGGAAATGGAAAAAAATATAACATATCTTACCCCATTATTAGATAATGCATTAAAAAATTTAGAAAAGGGATTTAATCAATTTATTTCTGATCCAACAGAAGTAAAAAAACTATCTTGTTTATTAAAAGATTTTGCAGGAAGAGAAACAGCTTTACATGAAGCGAAAAACTTAGGAAAGTTATATAAAGGTAAAATATTTCTAAAACGTGAAGATTTGGTTCATGGCGGAGCACATAAATTAAATAATGCTATTGCTCAATGCTCACTTGCTAAATTTATGGGAATTAAAAATGTTATTGCAGAAACTGGTGCAGGGCAACATGGAGTTGCAACCGCTATGGCATGTGCAAATTTAAAGTTATCATTGCAGGTTTTCCAAGGTGAAATAGATGTTCAAAGACAATATTTAAATGCTTTGAGAATGAAATTATTTGGAGCCCACTTAATTCCTGTGACAGATGGTTCGAAAAAATTAAAAGAAGCAGTTAATGCAGCAATGCGTTTCTGGGTTGCAAACTATCAAGACCATTTCTATTGCCTTGGTTCAATTGTGGGTCCGCATCCATATCCTTCTATCGTTCGTCATTTTCAAAAAGTAATTGGAAATGAAAGTCGAAAACAAATTTTAGAAAAAACTTCTTTTTTACCTTCAGCAATATTTGCCTGTATTGGAGGAGGCAGTAATGCTGCAGGAATTTTTTCTGCTTTTGTTAGCGATGAATCTGTAAAACTTGTTGGTTGTGAAGCCGCAGGTGCTGCAAGTTTAAGTCATGGAGCAATGGGTGTTTTACATGGCATGGAAACATTTATTTTGCAAACATCCAATAGACAAATTGCAGAAACCCACTCAATAAGTGCTGGACTTGATTATCCTGCAGTTGGTCCTTGGTTAGCAGGATTAAAACAAGAAAATCGCCTTCAAACACAAGCCATCTTAGACGAAGAATGCATACAAAGTCTGAATGAGCTTGCAACAGAAGAAGGGATTTTATGTGCACTTGAATCAGCACACGCAGTTGCAGGTGCAAAAAAATATTTAGCAAATAATCCAGGTGAAACAATTATTATTTGCTTGAGTGGAAGAGGAGATAAAGACTTAGATACAATTTCAAATTTTAAAAATAAAAGTGAGTTAAAATGA
- a CDS encoding chorismate-binding protein — MTQFLSYPETTYEIRKTYISGTVYKEKIVLNIEDSYFSKLADKIKDSYDNILEIINNKNNDNQKFSNIKIFKQLSLLNDLEEICHTYKLHCISALTFESAHLLENLNSITDNYTIFEFKLCECDEQKTENYIANFIQKETKLPELILKNNNSDKYFERYKKVLEHLKNGDVYEFVLSRKIDFKTNETEIFNYLKYPILTQQANYRFALEFRETKICGASPEILIDISENLATMRPISGSIRRITNSKELTQEDKNELNLLMNSEKEKSELDMLIDLARNDLNKFCKHVEVSKYREPLILEHIIHTQATVTGILNNNINYIYAMLHCINAGTLVGVPKRKSMEIIYNIEKEKRNFYGGNLIHIQPNRSLKTIILIRTAFIQENHITFQAGSSITLEADPEYEFWECGSKLKNLVSLIKNDDLCFNLNKKPNIVINNKNIIPNNFEKNNNYLMIENFDSFSNNLLALFEKCGAKVDIVKNNIRKIDFDKYAGVILSPGPSHPRDAGFLIQHIQSLINKKPIFGVCLGFQAIIEAFGGEVKKLQKPVHGKAKQCLTKKSEILFKNLPTNFLVGRYHSLYGNKIPDQIKIVAVDELNTPMALEITNLEKNICAVQFHPESFLTGQIGETIVKNWMDSIS, encoded by the coding sequence ATGACACAATTTCTTTCATATCCTGAAACAACCTATGAAATTAGAAAAACCTACATTAGTGGGACTGTATATAAAGAAAAAATAGTCCTAAATATTGAAGATAGTTATTTTTCAAAATTAGCCGATAAAATTAAAGACAGTTACGATAATATCTTAGAAATAATTAACAACAAGAATAATGATAATCAAAAATTTTCAAATATCAAAATATTTAAACAATTAAGTCTATTAAATGATTTAGAAGAAATATGCCATACATATAAATTACACTGCATTTCTGCACTTACTTTTGAATCTGCTCATCTTTTAGAAAATTTAAACTCTATAACTGATAATTATACTATTTTTGAATTTAAATTATGTGAATGTGATGAACAAAAGACAGAAAATTATATAGCTAATTTTATCCAAAAAGAGACAAAACTACCTGAATTAATACTGAAAAATAACAATAGTGATAAATATTTTGAAAGATACAAAAAAGTTCTTGAACATTTAAAAAATGGTGATGTTTATGAATTTGTTTTATCGAGAAAAATAGATTTTAAAACAAATGAAACAGAAATTTTTAATTACTTAAAATATCCAATATTAACTCAACAAGCAAATTACAGATTTGCTCTTGAATTTCGGGAAACAAAAATTTGTGGTGCTAGCCCTGAAATATTAATAGATATTTCTGAAAATTTAGCAACAATGCGACCAATAAGCGGTTCAATTCGAAGAATAACTAATTCCAAAGAGTTAACTCAAGAAGATAAAAATGAATTAAATTTATTGATGAATTCAGAAAAAGAAAAATCTGAACTAGATATGTTAATAGATTTAGCAAGAAACGATTTAAATAAGTTTTGCAAACATGTTGAAGTTTCAAAATATAGAGAGCCTCTTATTCTAGAACATATAATTCATACACAAGCTACTGTAACAGGTATATTAAATAATAATATAAATTATATTTATGCCATGTTACATTGTATTAATGCTGGAACATTAGTAGGTGTTCCTAAAAGAAAATCTATGGAAATAATTTATAATATAGAAAAAGAAAAACGAAATTTTTATGGAGGAAATTTAATACACATTCAACCAAATAGAAGTCTAAAGACAATTATATTAATTAGAACAGCTTTTATTCAGGAAAATCATATAACATTTCAAGCTGGTTCATCAATCACTTTAGAAGCAGATCCTGAATATGAATTTTGGGAATGTGGTTCTAAATTAAAAAATTTAGTTTCATTAATTAAAAATGATGATCTTTGTTTTAATCTAAATAAAAAACCTAATATTGTGATAAATAATAAGAATATTATTCCAAATAATTTCGAGAAAAATAACAATTATTTAATGATTGAAAATTTTGATAGCTTTAGTAATAATTTATTAGCATTATTTGAAAAATGCGGTGCAAAAGTTGATATTGTTAAAAATAATATTAGAAAAATTGATTTTGATAAATATGCTGGAGTTATACTTTCTCCAGGGCCTTCTCACCCAAGAGATGCTGGTTTTTTAATTCAACATATACAATCCCTCATAAACAAAAAACCCATTTTTGGAGTTTGTCTAGGATTTCAAGCTATTATTGAGGCCTTTGGGGGGGAAGTTAAAAAGCTGCAGAAACCTGTTCATGGGAAAGCAAAACAATGTCTAACTAAAAAAAGTGAAATTCTTTTTAAAAATTTACCGACAAATTTTTTAGTTGGTAGATATCATTCTTTATATGGGAACAAGATTCCTGATCAAATAAAAATTGTTGCCGTTGATGAACTAAATACTCCAATGGCTCTAGAAATTACTAATCTTGAAAAAAATATTTGTGCTGTTCAATTTCATCCTGAAAGTTTTCTAACAGGACAAATTGGCGAAACAATTGTTAAAAATTGGATGGATTCAATCTCATGA
- the trpA gene encoding tryptophan synthase subunit alpha, translating into MKIGIYHTLGDFGLKNSFSIFKHLLKANVDLLEIGLPFSDPLLDGVIIQESHKRALNSNLSWYEICTALNDLKKYCNHEQKISIMTTTQLLYTEERRASFPKFSGLLFSDLNYNKKLPFEISTPRVWFLTPEIVLNTENLVPPEKFSMIYLTRVQGVTGNSKELNISTQKAIAKLKAKFSTDIWLGFGISHKDHILEAKEIGANGVIIGSAFIDYLDKTLSKTKISDYVIQSAIEKFLLLLNIS; encoded by the coding sequence ATGAAAATAGGAATATATCATACACTTGGAGATTTTGGTTTAAAAAATAGTTTTTCAATTTTTAAGCATTTATTAAAAGCTAATGTTGATCTTTTAGAAATTGGGTTACCTTTTAGCGATCCGCTTTTAGATGGTGTCATTATTCAAGAAAGTCATAAAAGAGCATTAAATTCAAACTTATCTTGGTATGAAATTTGCACTGCATTAAATGATTTAAAAAAATATTGTAATCATGAGCAGAAAATATCTATTATGACAACAACTCAATTATTGTATACAGAGGAAAGAAGAGCTTCTTTTCCAAAGTTCTCCGGTTTATTATTTTCTGATTTAAATTATAATAAAAAACTTCCATTCGAAATTTCTACACCTAGAGTTTGGTTTTTAACTCCTGAAATTGTCTTAAATACAGAAAATCTCGTGCCTCCAGAAAAATTCAGTATGATATACTTAACTAGAGTTCAAGGTGTTACTGGCAATAGTAAAGAACTAAATATATCGACGCAAAAGGCAATAGCAAAATTAAAAGCAAAATTCAGCACTGACATTTGGCTTGGATTTGGAATATCTCATAAAGATCATATTCTTGAAGCAAAAGAAATTGGTGCTAATGGAGTGATTATAGGAAGTGCTTTTATTGATTATCTTGACAAGACATTATCAAAAACAAAGATATCAGATTATGTAATTCAATCAGCAATAGAGAAATTTCTACTTTTATTAAATATTTCTTAA
- a CDS encoding 3-deoxy-7-phosphoheptulonate synthase, producing MQISDSIIQDNLKNSTHLNYSLRNWNTESWKKLPILQQPKFQKDDVYFKILSEIAKVKSFIEFESLERIKKKLSSASSGNCFVLQTGDCAEQFKDCTQEKVEKKLSEYEAQKDFLQKILCKEVLLIGRIGGQFAKPRSEEFEKINGVLFPVYRGDIVNLPDKSLEARQHNSRNLKIAQLCAENVHKFIKDYNKKDEIFTAHEALLLDYENCYTKYHKKKNKYYNSSTHFFWIGERTRQYNNAHIEYASKLFNPIGIKISENLNCEELINIIKKINPLNEEGKITLISRFGVNKVERYLPNLIQIVKKNLLNVTWVCDPMHGNTQQTTNKTKTRSLENIQKEVLMNIEIHGNENSVLAGVHLETTDQIVTECFSENSNITIFDVEKNYKTACDPRLNPDQTREVLKLFNRLN from the coding sequence ATGCAAATTTCTGATTCTATAATTCAAGATAATCTAAAAAACTCAACTCATTTAAATTATTCTTTGAGAAATTGGAATACAGAATCTTGGAAAAAACTTCCTATTTTACAACAACCAAAATTTCAAAAAGACGATGTTTACTTCAAAATTTTAAGTGAAATAGCAAAAGTAAAAAGTTTTATAGAATTTGAAAGTTTAGAAAGAATAAAAAAAAAGCTTAGTTCTGCGAGCTCAGGAAATTGTTTTGTACTTCAAACAGGTGATTGTGCAGAACAGTTCAAAGATTGTACACAAGAAAAAGTTGAGAAAAAGCTTTCTGAATATGAAGCACAAAAAGATTTTCTGCAGAAAATTCTTTGTAAAGAAGTACTACTCATAGGACGAATTGGTGGACAATTTGCAAAACCAAGAAGTGAGGAATTTGAGAAAATAAATGGGGTACTTTTTCCGGTATACAGAGGTGATATAGTCAATCTCCCAGATAAAAGTTTAGAAGCTAGGCAACATAATTCAAGGAATTTAAAAATTGCTCAATTATGTGCAGAAAATGTCCATAAATTTATAAAAGACTATAATAAAAAAGATGAAATATTTACTGCACATGAAGCTCTCCTCTTAGATTATGAAAACTGTTACACAAAATATCATAAGAAAAAAAATAAATACTATAATAGTAGCACACATTTTTTTTGGATTGGTGAAAGAACTCGACAATATAATAACGCACATATTGAGTATGCAAGTAAATTATTTAATCCTATTGGAATTAAAATTAGCGAAAATTTAAATTGTGAAGAATTGATTAATATCATAAAAAAAATAAATCCACTAAACGAAGAAGGAAAGATTACACTTATTAGTAGATTTGGAGTTAATAAAGTTGAAAGATATTTACCAAATTTAATTCAAATTGTGAAGAAAAACCTTTTAAATGTTACTTGGGTATGTGATCCAATGCATGGAAATACACAGCAAACAACTAATAAAACAAAAACTCGAAGTTTAGAAAACATACAAAAAGAAGTATTAATGAATATTGAAATACATGGAAATGAAAATTCTGTATTAGCAGGAGTACACTTAGAAACTACAGATCAAATTGTAACTGAATGCTTCAGTGAAAATTCTAATATAACTATATTTGATGTAGAAAAAAATTATAAAACTGCTTGTGATCCTAGATTGAACCCAGATCAAACTAGAGAAGTTTTAAAATTATTTAATCGTTTGAATTAG